AACGTCGAGAAGGCGAAGTTCGAGAAGCTGCTAGAGAACAACGAAATCGCGGCCCTCATTGGGGCCGTGGGCATCGATATTGACAACGTCGAAGACGTGAGCAAGGTGCGGTACGGGAAGATTATCATCCTTACCGACGCCGACGTGGACGGTCAGCACATCCGCACGCTGTTGCTCACGTTTTTCTTCCGCCAAATGCGGAAGCTGATCGAAGCGGGGCACGTGTTCGTTGCCCGGCCGCCGTTGTTCAAGGTCACGCAGAAGAAAGAAACGCGGTTCGTTCAGACGCGCGAAGAGATGGTCATCGAGTTGACTAACCGGGGGTTGAAGGCGACCGCGCTCCAGGTCACGAAACCGGATCAGCCGGCGCGAACCGTGATGAGCGACGACCTCACGAAGCTACTTCCGGCACTCACCGAGGCCGAAACCGCCGTTGTGGGTCTGGAGCGACGCGGGCGCACGCTGGATGAACTCCTTCCGCGTCTCGTGGATGGGGTGTTCCCCGTGTACCACGTCTACGAGCGCGCCAAAAACAAGGAACACTGGTTCCGCACGTCCGAGGATGTGACGGCGTTCAAGGCGACGCTCACGGAACAGTTGCAGCGCGAGCCGGTTATTGAAGAGGACTACACGCTCGACGAGTGGCACGACCTCAAGGCCCTGAATCGTGCTCTCGCGAAGATGAAGAGCACCGGACTCGATGCGAGTGATCTCGTGCCGTTGCAACGAGTCGCCGGGCGCGAGCCACCGGTGCGGTACACGCTCGAACACGACGGGCACACCAAGAATCTCGTAAGTATGCGCGAGCTGGTGGCCGAAATTCGCCGCCTCGGTGAGAAGGGCATGGCAGTAACGCGGTTCAAAGGGTTGGGTGAAATGGACCCCGAGGAGTTGTGGGAAACGACTCTGAATCCGGGTCACCGCACGCTGTTGCAGGTGACGCTGAACGATGCGTTCAAGGCGGAGGAGATGTTCCGCACGCTGATGGGCAAAGAGGTACAGGACCGACGCACGTTCATCTTCAACAACACGCTCAAGAGCGTCGAGGACATCGACTACGGGGCGTAAGGTTGGAAGCCGAAACGCACACGCGGCCGGGATATCTTCCCGGCCGCGTGTGCGTTTCGGCTTGTTGATTTGTGTGGCTACTTGGGCTTAACAAAGCCGCCGAAGAGATCTGGAAAGTCCGTCGCAACACCACCGTCCATTAGGTACGTTTTCTGCGCCGTCTCGACGCGCTCTTTGGCCTTCTTGAACTCCCCGTCGTACTTCGTGATTAGTTTTTCCCGTTCTTCCTGGCTCAACTTGAGTTTGTCAATCTTTTCGATGGTGCTTTTGACACGCTCAAGAGCACCGGCCTGCTTGTCGCGAGATTCTTTCTTCTCAAGGGTTTCGGCGTACCCGTTGAGATGAACGATGAACTCTCTCATGAGGGCGTCGGGGCCGCCGCACCCGGTTACAGTGAACAGCAGAAACCCGACGGTCCCCAGTGTAACGAAGCGCTTCATGTCGCGATCTCCATCGGTGTGCTCCGGGGCCGGAACGGACCTCGGCACCGTGTTCGCGACACTATACTGCGAATCTCGCGCCGGGACCATTCGAGCGCGGGAAAACGCGGTACGCGGTCACGGAAGTCGCGCGTCAGTGGGCATTTTCAGTTCGGTACCCGGGGCTAGCACTTCGTCGGGCCTTGAGATTTTGTTCAGGTCGTAGATGTCTGACCAGCGCTGCTCGGAGCCCATTGTTTGTCGCGCGATTTGTCGAAGCGTCATGCCGTTGCCATTTGGAACAGTGAATACCGAGCGTCCGTTTGTTACCGGGCGTGGAGCGGCGTTGTTCCATTCCGGCTGCGAAGGTGCTGTGTTTCTGGACCCGCTCGCCGGTTGCACTGCACCGCCACCAACCATTTGAGGGAACTTGCGCTTCAACACGTGAATGGGGGGTACGTCGACGCGGTCCCCGGTTCGGATGAGCCGGTCCTGGTTGTACGCGCTTAGGGCCGCAGCGAATCGGTCGTCGTTGTAGAACTCCCGGCTGATGGTTTTGTAGCTGTCGCTGGACGTCACCGTGTGGATGTCCACATCGAAGGTTGTCTTCGGTGCGAACTCGG
This region of Gemmata massiliana genomic DNA includes:
- a CDS encoding LysM peptidoglycan-binding domain-containing protein yields the protein MGGIAEPTKPLFPSDVKQPGALPNLNPPAPALEHPGAVIPTSIKPTAGNESRPAAPEFAPKTTFDVDIHTVTSSDSYKTISREFYNDDRFAAALSAYNQDRLIRTGDRVDVPPIHVLKRKFPQMVGGGAVQPASGSRNTAPSQPEWNNAAPRPVTNGRSVFTVPNGNGMTLRQIARQTMGSEQRWSDIYDLNKISRPDEVLAPGTELKMPTDARLP